The Fibrobacter sp. UWB4 genome includes a window with the following:
- a CDS encoding FecR domain-containing protein, with protein sequence MFKHLSLSCLLLAIVAPLSVSAAPKVGTISGVVPEAYKSKNSCADSSDWTAAKYGAKFELNNCFKTSDGGAIELKLKGDNSVLTIAENSVVSIKDLIEDDGSGNYVIKPDIRKGYMGFNVEKNKGNKVDFSTGTAAASIRGTEGFIGDNGNAFFAGLKNGRLMILPVNVDSLSIGEGETVIGKGEFAVLKLRSSGDMGFAKILDTLLADTSLTMEEMKAAVIYADSVYQESLLRKSSAADRQAGDRDNMIPQIKYSSYDSLRCVANVSVSDVAKGTEAHLSVVMDGTPISEISVKRNMPKRLALRSGVHEYEFVAENDVGRSSARKKLGCYPMKPFSVKVFGKRHEHIQVPPPPPIPGIEDLIMQTLQFQIRVPDYDPSSLNKVTIRQDGKVILQERLSQIQNLDYQIPVELKRAHKNRFDIEVVHKSGYAVRTAKIYEVDK encoded by the coding sequence ATGTTCAAGCATCTGTCGTTGTCGTGTTTATTACTTGCGATAGTCGCCCCATTGTCTGTTTCTGCGGCTCCCAAAGTGGGTACAATTAGTGGTGTTGTTCCCGAAGCTTATAAGAGTAAAAATAGCTGTGCTGATAGTTCGGACTGGACTGCTGCTAAGTATGGAGCCAAATTTGAACTGAACAACTGCTTTAAGACCAGTGATGGCGGTGCTATTGAGCTGAAATTGAAAGGGGATAATAGCGTTCTTACTATTGCTGAAAATTCCGTTGTCAGTATTAAGGACCTTATTGAAGACGATGGATCGGGTAACTATGTTATAAAGCCTGATATCCGAAAGGGGTATATGGGCTTTAATGTTGAAAAAAATAAAGGCAATAAGGTAGATTTCAGTACGGGGACTGCTGCTGCTTCGATTCGCGGAACGGAGGGCTTTATTGGTGATAATGGAAATGCTTTTTTTGCGGGCCTGAAAAATGGCCGGTTGATGATTTTGCCGGTTAACGTTGATTCTCTTTCTATTGGCGAGGGCGAAACCGTCATTGGCAAGGGTGAATTTGCAGTGTTGAAACTTAGATCTTCTGGAGATATGGGCTTTGCAAAAATTCTAGACACGCTTCTTGCAGACACGTCGTTGACGATGGAAGAAATGAAGGCGGCTGTAATATATGCGGACTCGGTCTATCAGGAATCCCTATTGCGGAAGTCCTCTGCTGCAGATCGGCAGGCTGGAGATCGTGATAATATGATTCCGCAGATTAAGTATTCGTCTTACGATTCGTTGCGCTGTGTTGCCAACGTCTCGGTGTCAGATGTAGCCAAAGGGACTGAGGCTCACTTGTCCGTGGTGATGGATGGAACGCCGATTTCTGAAATTTCTGTAAAACGCAATATGCCCAAACGCCTTGCTTTACGCAGTGGCGTTCATGAATATGAATTTGTCGCAGAGAATGATGTTGGGCGTAGCAGTGCAAGGAAGAAATTGGGCTGCTATCCCATGAAGCCTTTCTCTGTAAAAGTTTTTGGCAAAAGGCATGAACACATCCAGGTGCCGCCTCCGCCTCCGATTCCAGGAATCGAAGATTTGATTATGCAGACTCTGCAATTCCAGATCCGTGTACCTGACTATGATCCGAGTTCTTTGAATAAAGTTACCATTCGGCAGGATGGCAAGGTCATTTTGCAGGAACGATTGTCCCAAATCCAGAATCTGGATTATCAGATTCCTGTAGAATTGAAGCGTGCGCACAAGAACCGCTTTGATATTGAGGTCGTTCACAAGAGTGGTTATGCCGTTAGGACGGCTAAAATTTATGAGGTTGATAAATGA
- a CDS encoding stress response translation initiation inhibitor YciH (involved in start site selection during the initiation of translation), with translation MGIEERSTLVFASGVGRIKEEKPKASRPQGDGVVRIMLKRLGGGKMASVVSGVPMDEDELKDLARALKQKCGVGGSVKDFNIEIQGDKRNVLKAELEKKGYTVKLAGG, from the coding sequence ATGGGTATCGAAGAACGTTCTACGCTAGTATTTGCAAGTGGAGTAGGCCGAATCAAGGAAGAAAAGCCGAAGGCGAGTCGTCCGCAGGGCGATGGCGTTGTCCGCATTATGCTGAAACGCCTTGGCGGTGGTAAAATGGCAAGTGTTGTTTCTGGAGTGCCGATGGATGAAGATGAACTTAAGGACCTGGCTCGCGCATTAAAGCAAAAATGCGGAGTTGGTGGATCTGTTAAGGATTTCAATATCGAGATCCAGGGCGATAAGCGTAACGTTCTCAAGGCCGAACTTGAGAAAAAGGGGTATACGGTTAAGCTTGCCGGTGGGTGA